The Glycine max cultivar Williams 82 chromosome 12, Glycine_max_v4.0, whole genome shotgun sequence genome window below encodes:
- the LOC102662540 gene encoding uncharacterized protein translates to MGFVAYADDVVKVSVEKVFDGDAQVLYPTSEIKYVRKTLDTFIAWPTQLGKLVSYEDSHISPKLLAGPVQRSNDVATDDPLRDLIKSLYDIYEKPVEFMWNGTKFGILNVDASLFLTYSDVNEIISGDKCLNIAILQLWMMFLDEWCSSLGHGSVYGFLEPQSIHKAKDRCVECQHYIQTWVKDSQREVYLGAYLNHAMKTLKTTVDGKTDQVGPQWIEVKSHVQRKGYECGYYVMHWMWNIVSRGLKNDWTMWFGDGTPLDVETITTIRKKWATYFVKVKNTKLRKV, encoded by the exons ATGGGGTT TGTAGCTTATGCAGATGATGTGGTAAAGGTCAGTGTTGAAAAAGTTTTTGACGGTGATGCTCAAGTCCTGTACCCGACGTCAGAAATTAAGTATGTCAGGAAAACCCTTGACACATTCATTGCATGGCCGACACAACTTGGGAAACTTGTATCATATGAG GATTCTCATATTAGTCCCAAGCTATTGGCTGGACCTGTTCAAAGGTCAAATGATGTTGCTACAGATGACCCGTTACGTGACTTGATTAAGAGCCTGTATGATATTTACGAGAAGCCTGTTGAGTTTATGTGGAATGGGACTAAATTTGGGATTCTGAATGTAGATGCATCTTTATTCTTAACATATTCTgatgtaaatgaaataatatcaggTGACAAATGTTTGAACATAGCTATACTACAGTTGtggatgat GTTTTTGGATGAGTGGTGTTCAAGCTTGGGTCATGGTtcggtgtatggattcctcgagccccAATCCATACACAAAGCAAAGGATAGATGTGTTGAATGTCAACATTACATTCAAACATGGGTGAAGGATTCCCAACGAGAGGTCTATCTCGGAGCTTACTTGAATCA TGCAATGAAGACATTAAAGACTACTGTGGATGGTAAAACTGATCAAGTTGGTCCTCAGTGGATTGAAGTAAAG AGTCATGTTCAAAGAAAAGGCTATGAGTGtggctattatgtcatgcattggatgtggaacaTAGTAAGCAGGGGTTTAAAGAATGATTGGACCATG TGGTTCGGCGATGGGACACCATTGGACGTCGAGACCATAACAACAATTCGCAAGAAATGGGCaacatattttgtaaaagttaaaaacacaaaattgagAAAGGTGTAG